In Syngnathus acus chromosome 21, fSynAcu1.2, whole genome shotgun sequence, one genomic interval encodes:
- the LOC119115068 gene encoding secretory phospholipase A2 receptor-like — MVVVSPDTDNCGPDWLEYDSSCYKKGDSPNGWLGARHHCIWEGGDLVSINSPEEARFVKDTMGKDTPFWLGISNQECNNISCSLKSGYQEMRRSDHHFMTYANWEIQPFQEKNKKAQSSSLARLLLYVSLYTSSPDRIPEVFCAYVVQGARNQYNKWRFGSCGSSLAYLCKRPLSKPACLSSKGGKNASFCVGCPAGRGCSPKSDGYVFEAVLTSQCDNDSFLYNDYCYHYEKVNKSWEDAETFCQARGGHLASMHSEEDGQFLFDHSTSVHWLGHKKMKNSNDWRNSDGTTYDFGREIEDYKLGECTVVLRNGAMGVNQDCSIRLPFFCKKAKCGGPRQLPSLVGLPDWNHKCGWWLDNPYSDFCYLIRRQPMVTWEEAEETCQSFGGNLLSIADSHEQSFIHGIKTLAGIDWMWLGTKSPLHVLSKWTDGSPVSYVKLKKTAQYDCVAFHDNWAHCGCNNQLGYICKRIGQGKGVKQSLASDSANQCAPGWLMYGTSCYKKVEAPNGWLGARHHCLWEGGDLISINSSSEAQFVMKTMGKETPFFWIGLSNLKCDVWCRFEGGKRRLTWSNGLGVDYQNIAKHHPWTLDVSSCAYVNQGGRGQTGMWRSGSCGSSLPYMCKRPLKCPAGKTCSPKGDGYKAVATSDCNDGNFLYGDHCYNYQKIYKSWEEAEKFCLTRGGHLVSVHSKKETRFVFDHARGLIPWLGLRKNHTHEWSDGTVYDYKEWERKQPAKCACPNSWGELTACPCTGERPFVCKTAKLRSFPQLPPLIGQAGWTDKCGWWLDGLSGDFCYLVDHWPKTWQKAEDDCNRLGGNLLSITDLPEQNFLHGYTKALAMEGNASLWLGARTPLYEDDSMWTDKSPWKKIKTVGGDMNSTQRCLSMATGSGDWKVDKCDNKKDYICKKKGVAKKIPSSSPKGVPSANRCALGWLEHGTSCYKKVEAPNGWLGARHHCVWEGGDLVSINSSAEEQFVKDIMGEKTPFWLGLSNQICDDVWCRFKGGSQNLSWSDGQMRSRTNWILNHTEITNVTSCAYVNQGAWSQPGKWRSGSCDSSLDYVCKRPLKCPAGKTCSPKGDGYKAVATSDCNDGNFLYGDHCYNYQKIYKRWEEAERFCVARGGHLASLHSKEEARFVYDHSQSQHSSFVGLKNKTKNAYKWSDGTAFDYKEWEKTTKNTTGECAFPNSVGQLSACPCTKDRPFVCKTAKRRGPQQLPPLVGQLDWTDKCGWWLDNPYIDYCYLLDHQARRTWKQAQDDCQRLGGNLLTIANAYEQAFVHVYIKALAIKPSLWMGATDTKWIDGTRITYSKWSAGRSERMLVGRCRGALRSCLPPGNAKGAKCFTFLTGSGYWKADTCDNQRGYICRKSG, encoded by the exons ATGGTCGTCGTCTCCCCTGACA CTGACAACTGTGGTCCAGACTGGCTCGAGTATGACTCCAGCTGCTACAAGAAAGGGGACAgccccaacggttggctgggggcccgGCACCACTGCATTTGGGAGGGCGGTGACCTGGTCTCCATCAACTCCCCAGAAGAGGCGCGATTTGTGAAGGACACCATGGGCAAGGATACCCCGTTCTGGCTGGGAAtctccaaccag GAATGCAACAACATCTCGTGTAGCTTGAAAAGCGGATACCAGGAGATGAGACGGTCCGATCACCACTTTATGACATACGCCAACTGGGAAAT ACAGCCAttccaggaaaaaaacaaaaaagcacagTCTTCCAGTTTGGCGCGTCTTTTGTTGTATGTCTCGCTTTACACATCTTCTCCCGACAGGATCCCTGAGGTGTTCTGTGCCTACGTCGTCCAAGGGGCTAGGAACCAGTATAACAAGTGGCGCTTTGGATCCTGCGGTTCCTCCTTGGCCTACCTGTGCAAACGTCCGCTGAGTAAGCCTGCATGTCTGTCGtcgaaaggaggaaaaaatgcatcttTTTGTGTAGGATGCCCGGCTGGACGGGGGTGTTCCCCCAAAAGCGATGGTTACGTTTTCGAAGCAGTGTTAA CTTCCCagtgtgacaatgacagcTTCTTGTATAATGATTATTGTTATCATTATGAAAAAGTGAACAAAAGTTGGGAGGATGCCGAAACGTTCTGTCAAGCCCGCGGAGGCCACCTGGCCAGCATGCACTCGGAGGAAGACGGCCAATTCTTGTTTG ATCATAGCACTTCGGTTCATTGGTTGGGACACaagaagatgaagaacagCAATGACTGGAGAAACAGTGACGGAACAACTTAT gacttcGGCCGCGAAATTGAGGACTACAAATTGGGTGAATGTACAGTTGTGCTACGTAATGGAGCGATGGGTGTCAACCAGGACTGCTCCATTCGGCTGCCATTTTTCTGCAAGAAAG CCAAGTGCGGAGGGCCTCGACAGCTACCATCATTAGTTGGCCTACCGG ACTGGAATCACAAATGCGGCTGGTGGTTGGACAACCCCTACAgtgacttctgctacctgattaGGCGCCAGCCCATGGTGACCTGGGAGGAGGCGGAAGAAACCTGCCAAAGCTTTGGAGGGAACCTGCTCAGTATCGCGGACTCGCACGAACAATCCTTCATACACG GTATCAAGACCCTGGCGGGCATTGACTGGATGTGGTTGGGCACTAAATCCCCATTGCATGTACTCTCCAAGTGGACTGATGGATCACCGGTCAGTTACGTCAAGTTGAAGAAGACAG CACAATACGACTGTGTTGCGTTTCACGACAACTGGGCACATTGCGGTTGCAACAACCAGCTAGGCTACATCTGCAAGAGAATAGGACAAGGAAAAG GAGTGAAACAATCTTTGGCTTCTGACAGCG CCAACCAGTGTGCTCCTGGGTGGCTTATGTACGGCAccagctgctacaagaaggtggAGGCCCCCAAtggttggctgggggcccgGCATCACTGTTTgtgggagggcggcgacctgaTCTCCATCAACTCCTCAAGCGAGGCGCAATTTGTGATGAAAACCATGGGCAAGGAGACCCCGTTCTTCTGGATTGGACTCTCCAACCTG AAATGCGATGTCTGGTGTCGCTTTGAAGGCGGCAAACGGCGCCTAACCTGGTCCAATGGCCTGGGAGTAGATTACCAGAACATTGCAAAACATCATCCTTGGAC ATTGGATGTTTCatcctgcgcctacgtcaaccaaggagGAAGGGGTCAGACTGGCATGTGGAGGTCTGGTTCCTGCGGTTCCTCATTAccctacatgtgcaaacggccgctGA AATGCCCGGCTGGAAAGACGTGTTCCCCCAAAGGCGACGGCTACAAAGCAGTGGCAA CTTCTGACTGCAACGATGGCAACTTCCTGTATGGCGATCATTGCTATAATTACCAGAAGATCTACAAAAGTTGGGAGGAAGCCGAGAAGTTCTGTCTCACCCGGGGAGGCCACCTGGTCAGTGTCCATTCCAAGAAAGAGACCAGATTTGTGTTTG ATCACGCAAGGGGTTTGATTCCTTGGCTTGGACTAAGGAAAAACCATACACACGAGTGGAGTGACGGAACAGTTTAT GACTACAAAGAGTGGGAACGCAAACAACCTGCGAAGTGCGCATGCCCCAATTCTTGGGGGGAGTTAACTGCCTGCCCCTGCACGGGAGAGCGGCcatttgtctgcaaaacag CCAAGCTCCGAAGCTTTCCACAGCTCCCACCATTAATTGGTCAAGCAG GCTGGACTGAcaaatgcggctggtggctggacgGCCTCTCCGGCGACTTTTGCTACCTGGTTGACCACTGGCCCAAGACCTGGCAGAAGGCGGAAGACGACTGCAATCGCCTCGGAgggaacctgctcagcatcacaGACTTGCCCGAGCAGAACTTCCTACACG GTTACACCAAGGCTCTGGCCATGGAGGGTAATgcctctctgtggttgggtGCCAGAACCCCATTGTACGAAGATGACAGCATGTGGACTGACAAATCACCGTGGAAGAAAATCAAAACGGTTGGAG GTGACATGAACTCAACTCAAAGATGTCTTTCCATGGCCACTGGCAGCGGTGACTGGAAGGTCGACAAGTGCGACAATAAGAAAGACTATATCTGCAAGAAAAAAG GAGTGGCGAAGAAAATACCTTCATCGTCTCCTAAAGGTG TGCCTTCAGCCAACCGGTGCGCTCTTGGGTGGCTTGAGCACGGCAccagctgctacaagaaggtggaggcccccaacggttggctgggggcccgGCATCACTGTgtctgggagggcggcgacctggtcTCCATTAACTCCTCAGCCGAGGAACAATTTGTGAAGGACATCATGGGCGAGAAGACACCGttctggctgggactctccaaccag aTATGCGACGACGTTTGGTGTCGCTTCAAAGGCGGAAGCCAGAATTTGAGCTGGTCCGATGGCCAGATGAGGTCACGCACCAACTGGATTTTAAATCATACTGAAAT AACCAACGTTACttcctgcgcctacgtcaaccaaggggcTTGGAGTCAGCCTGGCAAGTGGCGCTCTGGATCCTGCGATTCCTCCTTGGACTACGTGTGCAAACGTCCGCTGA AGTGCCCGGCTGGAAAGACGTGTTCCCCCAAAGGCGACGGCTACAAAGCAGTGGCAA CTTCTGACTGCAACGATGGCAACTTCCTGTATGGCGATCATTGCTATAATTACCAGAAGATCTACAAACGTTGGGAGGAAGCCGAGAGGTTCTGTGTCGCGCGGGGAGGCCACCTGGCCAGCCTCCACTCCAAAGAAGAGGCCCGATTTGTGTATG ATCACTCGCAAAGTCAACATTCGTCTTTTGTGGGACTCAAGAATAAGACGAAGAATGCCTACAAATGGAGTGACGGAACAGCTTTT GACTACAAAGAGTGGGAAAAGACCACAAAGAACACCACTGGGGAATGTgcattcccaaattctgttggGCAGCTCAGTGCCTGCCCCTGCACAAAAGACCGGCCATTCgtctgcaaaacag CTAAACGCAGAGGGCCTCAACAGCTGCCACCATTAGTTGGCCAACTGG ACTGGACTGACAAATGCGGCTGGTGGTTGGACAACCCCTACATTGACTACTGCTACCTGCTCGACCACCAGGCCAGGAGGACCTGGAAGCAGGCTCAAGACGACTGCCAACGCTTAGGAGGGAACCTGCTCACCATTGCCAATGCTTACGAGCAGGCCTTTGTACATG TTTACATCAAGGCTCTGGCAATTAAGCCATCCCTGTGGATGGGCGCCACTGACACCAAATGGATTGACGGAACCAGGATCACTTACTCCAAATGGAGTGCAGGTCGGTCTGAACGCATGCTCGTTGGCCGCTGTAGAGGAGCGCTTAGATCTTGTCTCCCTCCAGGTAACGCCAAAGGGGCGAAATGTTTTACCTTTCTGACTGGTAGCGGCTACTGGAAAGCTGACACTTGCGACAACCAGCGAGGCTACATCTGCAGGAAAAGTGGATAA